One Glycine soja cultivar W05 chromosome 2, ASM419377v2, whole genome shotgun sequence genomic region harbors:
- the LOC114395428 gene encoding uncharacterized protein LOC114395428 — translation MQSATRAEAERLLGIAEKLLQNRDLVGSREFAFLAQETEPLLEGSDQILAIVDVLLAADKRVNNHPDWYAVLQVDRRSDDLDLIKKQYRRLALLLHPDKSRFHFADHAFQLVADAWALLSDPIKKSVYDKELSFFSRVDLSVPGWVQQQEKLPVRRTGPGPGPGPGPTAGRNSAASAREDIHADENSRRRRSSTFWTACPYCYRLYEYPRVYEGCCLRCQNCDRSFHGVTVPSLPPLVPGQDAYYCCWGFFPMGFVVGSFGSPPQPEEEAAPSAAEAPPSPPPPPQQPASSLPNWMPVAAENGVGSVTPVAAATRLTRSGAAVPNGVGSGNGTGKKKRGRPRKYPLPS, via the coding sequence ATGCAGAGCGCAACACGCGCCGAGGCGGAGCGTCTCCTGGGGATCGCGGAGAAGCTCCTCCAGAACCGCGATCTGGTGGGGTCTCGAGAGTTCGCCTTCCTCGCCCAGGAAACCGAGCCTCTCCTCGAAGGCTCCGACCAGATCCTGGCCATAGTTGACGTCCTCCTCGCCGCCGACAAGCGCGTCAACAACCACCCCGACTGGTACGCCGTCCTCCAGGTGGACCGCCGCTCCGACGACCTGGACCTGATCAAGAAACAGTACCGCCGCCTTGCCCTCCTCCTCCACCCCGACAAGTCCCGCTTCCACTTCGCCGACCACGCCTTCCAGCTCGTCGCCGATGCGTGGGCCCTACTCTCCGACCCTATTAAGAAATCTGTTTATGACAAGGAGCTCTCTTTCTTCTCCCGCGTCGATTTGTCCGTCCCTGGATGGGTCCAGCAGCAGGAGAAGCTCCCCGTCCGGAGGACTGGGCCTGGGCCCGGTCCCGGTCCCGGGCCCACTGCGGGCCGCAATAGCGCTGCTTCGGCCCGCGAGGACATCCACGCGGACGAGAATtcgaggaggaggaggagctcTACTTTCTGGACCGCGTGTCCTTACTGTTACCGTTTGTATGAGTACCCTAGGGTTTATGAGGGTTGTTGCTTGCGGTGCCAGAATTGTGATAGATCCTTTCACGGCGTAACGGTTCCGTCGCTGCCGCCGCTTGTTCCCGGTCAGGATGCTTATTATTGCTGCTGGGGGTTCTTCCCCATGGGGTTTGTTGTTGGCAGCTTCGGTTCTCCTCCGCAGCCGGAGGAAGAAGCTGCTCCTTCGGCGGCGGAGGCGCCACCGTCACCGCCTCCTCCGCCACAGCAACCGGCTTCTTCGCTGCCTAATTGGATGCCGGTGGCGGCGGAGAATGGCGTGGGGAGTGTGACACCGGTGGCGGCGGCCACCAGGTTGACGAGGTCGGGGGCGGCGGTGCCGAACGGGGTAGGATCGGGGAATGGGACGGGGAAGAAGAAACGGGGGCGGCCGAGGAAGTATCCATTGCCGTCGTGA
- the LOC114376417 gene encoding probable ubiquitin-like-specific protease 2B codes for MEVVLHPDYVVYQDNYYTGTKLCFSQCYIQISDSTACAKQGEGTFEWAVDDLIHIDCLLFPKSGMVVMKLCAVSSNAGPSIHISCTSDIEELKIVFVDDNWSLRQEQITSLNGKYLAIWNTVSDFQESFEKVDYPKGDLNSVCITKSDFDLLKPDTFINDTIIDFYIQYLKSKIQKEESHRYHFFNSFFFRKLVDMDRNPSSASDGKAAFQRVRRWTRKVNLFEKDYIFIPVNFKLHWSLIVICHPGEVVKFNDKEPDKALKVPCVLHMDSMRGYHSDLKNIFQSYLWEEWKERQKDTCGEDLSSRFLNMHFLSVPSPQQDNMFDCGLFLLHCIELFLDEAPFNFNPFKLTKFSNFLNLDWFHPVEVSLKRPFIQRLIFELAENENHSLHEGFPSDYNEDHRYSENNKNRTNSLRPEVNGDSSLSHSVQGKQFTLLSAPSPLDPQSFNPSDMVLKEHFKPGTMAGTSLGHCQSLDQQSSDHYLNGSIFSTKDGTDLNEELMHIMANPNFQQVSPQSFSLTYLTGGCETEISHGPRIGIQSEHDKIESFIATPSCASGDSDIEIIENFPTRNETRSSYEDERGENNNTAIENYFEQVSDIPGSLMENSQWPNTICVGHNNGDQHLSYIQSEHSKTKPSQATSTCAYASDDIAMIGNFPIINETRSPYEDEQGEKNNTAIEDYFEHFPEIPDSHMEFSQWPNTSTYASANPDNIAITESFPIRNETGLSYDDQRAEYNNAAMENFFEHLPEIPDSLVEFSQRSNPMCVSDNNGDQGLYCQETPAMQMDQVSNALDDKFTCDDDDLVIIDSMEPDHWKNQPIKKRRMLR; via the exons ATGGAAGTTGTTCTTCATCCTGATTATGTTGTATATCAGGATAATTATTATACGGGAACAAAGTTATGCTTTTCACAATGTTACATCCAAATCAGTGATTCAACTGCATGTGCAAAGCAAGGGGAAGGGACCTTTGAATGGGCAGTTGATGATCTTATTCATATCGACTGTCTTTTGTTTCCAAAA AGTGGAATGGTAGTAATGAAGCTCTGTGCAGTATCAAGTAATGCAGGTCCATCAATTCATATTAGCTGCACTTCag ATATTGAAGAATTGAAGATTGTATTTGTTGATGACAATTGGTCCTTGAGACAAGAACAGATCACATCTCTTAATGGGAAATACTTGGCTATTTGGAATACTGTGTCCGA TTTTCAGGAGTCTTTTGAGAAAGTTGACTATCCAAAAGGGGACCTTAATTCTGTTTGCATAACTAAGAGCGATTTTGATCTTTTAAAACCAGACACATTCATCAATGACACGATTATTGATTTTTACATCCA ATATCTGAAGAGCAAGATACAAAAGGAGGAAAGTCACAGataccatttttttaatagttttttcttTCGGAAGCTTGTTGATATGGACAGAAATCCATCCAGTGCTTCGGATGGAAAAGCAGCATTTCAACGTGTTCGTAGATGGACAAGAAAAGTTAATTTATTCGAAAaggattatatttttatacctGTGAATTTCAA GCTTCACTGGAGTTTAATCGTGATTTGTCATCCTGGTGAAGTGGTTAAATTTAATG ATAAAGAGCCGGACAAGGCACTTAAGGTACCCTGTGTATTGCATATGGATTCTATGAGAGGATATCATAGTGAtctgaaaaacatttttcaaag TTATTTGTGGGAAGAATGGAAAGAGAGGCAGAAGGATACATGTGGAGAAGACCTTTCATCAAGATTCTTGAATATGCATTTTCTCTCAGTCCCG TCGCCGCAACAAGATAACATGTTTGATTGTGGTCTCTTTCTACTTCACTGTATAGAGCTCTTCCTGGATGAAGCTCCATTTAATTTCAACCCCTTCAAACTAACCAAGTTCTCCAACTTT CTCAATTTGGACTGGTTTCATCCTGTGGAAGTTTCTCTCAAGCGACCTTTTATCCAGAGGTTAATCTTTGAACTTGCGGAAAACGAAAACCACAGTTTGCATGAAGGTTTTCCCTCTGACTACAATGAAGACCATCGCTATTCAGAAAATAATAAGAACAGAACTAACAGTCTTCGTCCTGAAGTCAATGGGGACTCATCACTTTCCCATTCTGTCCAGGGAAAGCAATTCACTCTATTGTCAGCACCATCCCCTTTGGATCCTCAATCTTTTAACCCGTCAGACATGGTTCTTAAGGAGCATTTTAAACCGGGGACTATGGCTGGAACTTCGCTGGGACATTGCCAATCTTTGGACCAGCAATCATCTGATCATTATCTCAATGGTTCAATTTTTTCAACGAAG GATGGCACTGATCTCAATGAGGAGCTCATGCATATAATGGCAAATCCCAACTTTCAGCAAGTTTCACCACAATCATTTTCATTGACATACTTAACTGGGGGTTGTGAGACGGAGATTTCTCACGGACCAAGAATCGGTATACAATCAGAGCATGACAAGATTGAGTCATTTATAGCTACACCAAGTTGTGCATCAGGTGACTCGGACATAGAGATCATTGAAAATTTCCCAACTAGAAATGAAACAAGATCATCTTATGAAGATGAACGAGGTGAAAACAATAATACAGCCATAGAAAACTACTTTGAGCAAGTTTCAGATATTCCTGGTTCTCTCATGGAAAATTCTCAATGGCCAAATACAATTTGTGTTGGCCACAACAATGGAGATCAACATTTGTCTTATATACAGTCAGAGCACAGCAAGACTAAGCCGTCTCAAGCTACATCAACTTGTGCATATGCTTCAGACGACATAGCGATGATTGGAAACTTCCCAATTATAAATGAAACAAGATCACCCTATGAAGATGAACaaggtgaaaaaaataatacagcCATAGAAGACTACTTTGAGCATTTTCCAGAAATTCCTGATTCTCACATGGAATTTTCTCAATGGCCAAATACATCGACTTATGCATCCGCTAATCCAGACAACATAGCTATCACTGAAAGTTTCCCAATTAGAAATGAAACAGGATTATCTTATGATGACCAAAGAGCTGAATACAATAATGCAGCCATGGAAAACTTCTTCGAGCATCTTCCAGAAATTCCTGATTCTCTCGTGGAATTTTCTCAAAGGTCAAATCCGATGTGTGTCAGCGACAACAATGGAGATCAAGGCTTGTATTGTCAAGAGACACCAGCAATGCAAATGGATCAAGTTTCTAATGCATTAGATGACAAATTCacatgtgatgatgatgatcttgtGATAATTGACAGCATGGAACCTGATCATTGGAAGAATCAACCTATTAAAAAGAGGCGGATGCTAAGGTGA